In the genome of Enterococcus sp. DIV2402, the window GGGAAAAATGATTGAAACGTATTTAACTCAACGTGAACAATTGCGAGCAGTCGTATCGCTAATTGACTTGCGTCATGCGCCAACACAAGAGGATATTCAAATGTATCAATTCTTAAAATACTACGAGATCCCTGTGATTGTGGTTGCAACAAAAGCGGATAAAATTCCTCGTGGAAAATGGAATAAACATGAAAGTGTCATCAAAAAAGCCCTAGATTTTGATAAAACAGATAAATTTATTCTTTTTTCATCAGTTACGAAACAAGGAAAAGAAGAAGCATGGCAAGCCATTGAAGAAGCCATCAAATAAAGAAGTGTTACATTCAGAAACAATCTGTTTGTAACACTTCTTTTTATTTATCTTTTTTGTCAGTTTCTTTTTTCTTAGGTGTCGGGTTTAAGAAACGTTCAATATCTGGTTTCTTTTCTTCTTTTTTTTCATCTGGAAAAAAGGCGAATTCTTCAAATTTTTTATCTAAAGAATCATCTCGTTGGAATTTTAAACTCATGCTGTCACCTCCACTATAGAAAGTTTAGCATGAAAAGTCTGAAGATACACGTAAAAAATCTTTTTCACTCTACTGAAAGAAAACACATATGTTACAATAAATGTGAAGGAAACATCCAGGGGGTGATTAAATGCAACTGACAGAGAAAATGTATTGTTACATACAAGCTGTACCGCCAAAAGGAAAGCGGTATCAAGAGTGGATTAGGAATGGTTTATCATTTGGTCGGATTGTATTTAATCCGTTATATATTGAATTTAACCAGCAAATCTTACCTTTTTCAGTAAAGACTCAAGATAAATTGATTGATGCAGCAATGCTTGGAGATAATTTTATTTTACGCATTCATGATCAATGGAGTGAGACAGTTATTCAACGGCATAATGAGGTGTTATTTGAGCGTCATTATTTTACAAAAGAACAATTTGAACAAAATCGGCCGATGATTTTTGATTATGTCAAGTTACGAATGGAAAAAGCTACGTTTGCATATATTCGTTCCTACGATGAATTTTTATATCACAATATTGAACAGCCTAATTATCGTAAAATAATTGAATCTGAAGAAGAAATGGCGCATTATCCGAAAAAGAAAAATACCCAAGGCGAAGTGATTATTGATGGGAATTATTTTGCTGGATTTGATATTTTTCATGTCGGTTTTTGTCTAACGTCTTGTTGGCAGATGTATTTTAGTCCTTCATACAGTGAGGTTTTACCTCTAAACTTGATTAGAGAGGTGCAGCAAGTTGATAGGGTAGAAGAATTAGCAACTGGAACGATTTTAGTGGAGCTATATAAAGATCCCTATCGTTGGAATATGCCGGCGAATTTACATTTTCAGCGCATGTTTCGGAATCAACTAGGCATTGATCAATTGAGTTGGTTAAACGGAGTAGGTGTATTACGCGAACCCTTTGTGGAATATCGCACGTCTTTTAATTTATTACAAATCATTCAATATCAAAATGATTTTTTACAGCCAGTTCCTAAGAGTCAATCCACACATTTTGTTACTCGTATGTATAATCCACTGACAAAAGAAGAACAGGTTAGTCGAATAAAAGGAACCTTAAATACTCAGGCTTATTTCCCATTGATTAATGAACGACAGCGAAAGATGAAGACAGTTATTACGTTGTTTGTTGATCAGACAATTGACGAAGGATTAGAAGCATATGAATTTTATTTGCGTCAATATTTAGCCATTAATTTGGATGATAAAAAGTATAAATCTTATACGCCAATTATTACCTTTTTTTTACCAGATGAATATGTGACAAAAATTCCTTTAGCAAAACTAAAAGAACGCATGTCCGATGTTTTATTTAGCAAAGAAAAAATGGGCAGAAAGAAAAGTGTATTTTCTGTCAAAAAAGGCGAGGTTCAGCTGCAAGTAGAACTTTTGCCTTTAAGTACTATTTATCCAATAGAAAAAGCGTCAAGTACGTAACATGTACTTGACGCTTCTTTTTATTTTTCGATTGGTTTTCTTAAAATACCTAATAAGATACCAGATACCACAGCACCGATAGCCACGAATGCTAAGTATAATAATGGATTTGATAACAATGGAACTACGAAGATACCACCATGAGGAGCCATCAAGCGAATACCGAATGCACCGACTAATCCACCAGTTAATGCTGAACCAACAATGAAACTTGGAATTGCACGTAATGGGTCAGCAGCTGCAAATGGAATTGCGCCTTCTGTTACGAATGATAGACCCATAACAATGTTTGTTAAACCAGCTTCATTTTCTTGTTTTGTAAATTTATTTTTAAATAAACGAGTTGCAACAAAGATTGCTAATGGTGGAACCATACCACCTGCCATAACAGCCGCCATCACGATACTACCGCCTTGTGCCACTGTTGCAGCAATTGTACCAGTACCGAATACATAAGCTGCTTTGTTAATTGGTCCACCTAAGTCAGCCGCCATCATACCTGCTAATAAGGCACCTAATAACGCAGCATTTGCACCATCTAAACTTTGTAGGAAACCATTTAAACCATCATTGATAGCTTTCATAGGAACATTGACTAATAACATGATGAATCCAGTAATTAATAATCCAAAGAAAGGATAGAACAAGATTGTTTTAATACCATCTAATGACTTTGGCAATCCTTTTAATAGTTTGCGTAGGAAAACAATCACATATCCGGCAATGAAACCACCTAGTAAAGCGCCTAAGAATCCAGCACCACCAGCATTTGCTAAAGCACCGGCAGCAAAACCAGCAACTAATCCAGGACGGTCACCGATACTCATTGCAATAAAACCAGCTAAGACCGGTAACATAAAGCCAAATGCAGCCCCACCAATTTGGTTAAACCATGCAGCTGCTTGGTTATAAGAACCTAATTGTCCTAAAGCATCATTAGGAACACCGATAAATTGATCAACCATGAATGAAATGGCGATTAAAATCCCACCAGCGATAACGAATGGTAACATATGAGAAACACCATTCATTAAGTTTTTGTAGATTTCTTGTCCGATAGAACCTTTTTCGCTTGATTCTTCAGAAGATGCACTACCGTCACCATGATAAATTGGAGCAGAACCACTTAAGGCAAGATTGATTAGTTCTTCTGTTTTACGAATACCATCACCAACTGGACGGTTAACTAAATGTTTGCCATCAAAACGAGCCATCTCAACTTTTTTATCCGCAGCAACGATGACACCAGTTGCACGTTCAATATCTTGAGTTGTTAAACGATTTTTAATGCCCTCAGAACCATTTGTTTCAACTTTAATATCGACACCTAATTCTTTTGCTTTTTTCTTCAAAGAATCTTCTGCCATATAGGTATGAGCAATACCAGTCGGGCAAGCTGTTACAGCTACGATAAATGGACGATTACTTGTTGTTTCAATTGTTGCTTCCGCCGCTTTTTCCGCCGCTTTTTCTTCCGCTTCTGCTTTTTCCGCTTCGGCAAAAGTTGCTTGAACTTCTTCAGGTGTTTTAGCAACTTTTAGTTTTGCAACAAAATCAGGGTTGATTAATTGACGAGATAGGGCAGCTAAAGCTTGTAAATGAGTGTCATTTGCGCCTTCTGGAGCGGCAATCATAAAGAACAGATAAGTTGGTTGACCATCTAATGCTTCATAATCGACTCCTTTACTACTTTTGGCAAACAATACTGTCGCTTCTTTAACAGCCGCATTTTTTGCATGAGGCATAGCAATGCCATCGCCTAAGCCTGTTGAAGTTTGTGCTTCACGAGCGAGAATTCCTTCTTTATAAGTTTCAATGTCAGAAATTCTGCCTGCATCGTACATTTTTTGAATCATTTCATCGA includes:
- the yihA gene encoding ribosome biogenesis GTP-binding protein YihA/YsxC, translated to MKVHSSDIVISAVAPAQYPETELPEIALAGRSNVGKSSFINTLINRKNLARTSSKPGKTQTLNFYLIENSLHFVDVPGYGYAKVSKTERAKWGKMIETYLTQREQLRAVVSLIDLRHAPTQEDIQMYQFLKYYEIPVIVVATKADKIPRGKWNKHESVIKKALDFDKTDKFILFSSVTKQGKEEAWQAIEEAIK
- a CDS encoding SPJ_0845 family protein; translation: MSLKFQRDDSLDKKFEEFAFFPDEKKEEKKPDIERFLNPTPKKKETDKKDK
- a CDS encoding PTS fructose transporter subunit IIABC → MQINDLLIKDAMIMDLQATDKKGAIDEMIQKMYDAGRISDIETYKEGILAREAQTSTGLGDGIAMPHAKNAAVKEATVLFAKSSKGVDYEALDGQPTYLFFMIAAPEGANDTHLQALAALSRQLINPDFVAKLKVAKTPEEVQATFAEAEKAEAEEKAAEKAAEATIETTSNRPFIVAVTACPTGIAHTYMAEDSLKKKAKELGVDIKVETNGSEGIKNRLTTQDIERATGVIVAADKKVEMARFDGKHLVNRPVGDGIRKTEELINLALSGSAPIYHGDGSASSEESSEKGSIGQEIYKNLMNGVSHMLPFVIAGGILIAISFMVDQFIGVPNDALGQLGSYNQAAAWFNQIGGAAFGFMLPVLAGFIAMSIGDRPGLVAGFAAGALANAGGAGFLGALLGGFIAGYVIVFLRKLLKGLPKSLDGIKTILFYPFFGLLITGFIMLLVNVPMKAINDGLNGFLQSLDGANAALLGALLAGMMAADLGGPINKAAYVFGTGTIAATVAQGGSIVMAAVMAGGMVPPLAIFVATRLFKNKFTKQENEAGLTNIVMGLSFVTEGAIPFAAADPLRAIPSFIVGSALTGGLVGAFGIRLMAPHGGIFVVPLLSNPLLYLAFVAIGAVVSGILLGILRKPIEK